The DNA sequence CGGGAGTTCGCTGTTGAACGCCGACGGGGAGAGCCACTCTGGGCACTCGAAGGCGACCGTCTGTGCGAGGGCGGACACGCCCGCGTCGGTTCTTCCGGCGGCGGCGTACCCCTCCGGTACGTTGTCCGCGACGCCGAGGGCACACAGGGAATCGAACAGGGTATCCTCGACGGTCGGGACGTCCGGCTGTCGCTGGAATCCGTAAAACGGGCTACCGTCGTAGGCGACTCGAAAGGCGCGCATCGACAGTCGGTACACGAGCCGAGCCTTTAGTTCGTCGGTTGTTACCGCCTCTGCGGAGGTTCGCTGGGAAATCGTACCGGAAAACAGGGCCGTTGTTCGAATCGAGTATCCTCGGAGTATATTCGAAATCCGGGGTTAACGTTCCCCGGTGAATCCCGTAACGTAGGTCTGTTCGTGGGCGGGGAACACGTCGGCGATGGTCTCGTCCCCGTGTCCGTCGGCGAGGAGCGTTCGAAGCTCGGCCTCGTAGTCGGCCTTCCGAATCTCGTCGCTCGGCCCGGACTCCACGTCGAGCGTCGCCGCGACGAGACGGTCGACGGCACCCCGGCCGAATCCGGAGAGCGGAACGATGTAGTCGATACCGTGGCGGTCTTCGAGGCTTTGGGCTTGTGCACGCGAGACGGTCGGCACGCGGTCGTCACGGCGCGTGCGTCGGCAATCGCGTCGAACCCCATCGCCGCGACGGCTTCCAACGCGTGAAGGTGGACGTGTTGGATGCCGTTTCGCGGATAGCCGTCTTCGACCATCCGCTCGACGGCTTCGGCCGCGACCTCCCGGTCGAGTTCGACCGACTCGAAGTCGAAACCGGTCGCTTCGGCGGTGTCACGGGCGTGTTTCCAATCGTCCGTGACGCCGAAGTGAGCCGTTACGAGGGTGATGTCGTAGAAATCGTCCAGTATGAGTGCGGCAAGGGTCGAATCCTTGCCGCCGCTGTAGAGGAGTCCGAGCTCCATCTCAGCGGCGCTTGATGTTGAAGCTCGTCTTATCGGGCTTCAGTTCGCGTAGCAACTCCTTCATCTTCGCGTCGTCTATTTTTCCGTTGATACGGCCGCTCTGTGCGATCGCCAGTATCTGTTGTTCGACCTGTTCCGCGAACTGCGGTTTGCTCATGCGAACCGAGTTCAGCCGCTTTCGCGCGCCGTCGGTCAGGTACTGTCGAAGCAACGCCTGTTTCTGGGCGTTCGCCTGCTGCTGTGCTTGCTGTTGAGCTTCTTCTTGCTGTTGCTGATCCTGTAGCTCTTCCATTTTCTGCTTTCGAAGCTCTTCCAATCGTTCGTCGTCGGGATTTCCACTCATCTCTTATCG is a window from the Haladaptatus sp. R4 genome containing:
- a CDS encoding DNA-binding protein; this encodes MSGNPDDERLEELRKQKMEELQDQQQQEEAQQQAQQQANAQKQALLRQYLTDGARKRLNSVRMSKPQFAEQVEQQILAIAQSGRINGKIDDAKMKELLRELKPDKTSFNIKRR